The Sebastes umbrosus isolate fSebUmb1 chromosome 4, fSebUmb1.pri, whole genome shotgun sequence genome has a window encoding:
- the wash1 gene encoding WASH complex subunit 1, whose protein sequence is MVRMTQKHCLEGQVYSVPLIQPDLRREEAVHQITDALLYLETISTDIFRRVSDSVEKNRRQLQTVTDRIRLAQARVDKIKGSKKATKVFSSAKYPAPDRLQDYTSIFIEATDPSSQTRPRRRIQNKLRPFDEKALQEKLMYFPVCVSKKNRSENETEEGLGSLPRNISSVSSLLLFNTTENLYKKYVFLDPLAGAVTKTHTTLETEKEVKPFDAPLSITKREQLDRQTAESYFYVPDLGQVPEIDVPSYLPDLPGIADDLSYSADLGPGFAPSGPTQNIPDLPSFSTESDGHGSQLQPNVPPPPPPPPPPEPTLAPAIPAGAPPPPPPPPPPPPVESTKEATRASSSGPVSGAPTKVVVPSDGRANLLESIRNAGGIGKAKLRDIKERKMEKKKQKEQEQAVAAASSGGDFMSDLFNKLAMRRKGISGKGPAGGESSEAPTGTSGAFARMSDVIPPLPAPHMATDDDDWEA, encoded by the exons ATGGTCAG GATGACCCAAAAGCACTGCCTGGAGGGCCAGGTGTACTCAGTGCCTCTCATCCAGCCAGacctgaggagagaggaggctgtCCATCAGATAACAGATGCATTACTCTACTTGGAGACCATCTCTACTGATATTTTCAGAAG GGTGTCTGACAGTGTAGAGAAGAACCGCCGCCAGCTGCAGACCGTCACTGACCGGATCAGACTAGCTCAGGCCCGCGTCGACAAGATCAAAGGCAGTAAGAAGGCCACCAAG GTTTTCTCCAGTGCTAAGTATCCGGCCCCAGATCGACTTCAGGATTATACATCTATCTTTATTGAGGCTACAGACCCCTCGTCACAAACTCGCCCCCGACGAAGGATACAGAATAAACTTCGACCCTTTGATGAGAAGGCCTTGCAG GAGAAGTTGATGTATTTCCCAGTGTGTGTGAGCAAGAAGAATAGGTCTGAGAATGAGACGGAGGAGGGGCTGGGCAGTCTGCCGCGCAACATCTCATCCGTCAGCTCCCTGTTGCTCTTTAATACTACAGAGAACCT ATATAAGAAGTATGTGTTCCTTGATCCTCTGGCGGGAGcagtgacaaaaacacacacaacgctagagacagaaaaagaagtgAAGCCGTTTGACGCACCGTTGTCCATCACGAAGAGAGAGCAGCTGGACAGACAG ACGGCAGAGTCTTATTTCTATGTGCCAGATCTGGGCCAGGTGCCCGAGATAGATGTGCCATCTTACCTGCCCGACCTGCCAGGCATCGCAGATGATCTGTCCTACAGCGCAGACCTCGGGCCCGGCTTCGCCCCGTCAGGACCCACACAAAACATCCCTGATCTGCCCTCCTTCTCGACGGAGAGCGACGGacatg gcTCTCAGCTCCAACCTAATgttccacctcctccaccacctcctcctcctcctgagccTACCCTCGCTCCCGCCATTCCTGCAGGAGCTCCCCCTCCTCCgccacctcctccaccccccccaCCTGTTGAGAGCACCAAAGAAGCCACTCGAGCGTCAAGTTCAG GCCCTGTGTCCGGTGCTCCCACCAAGGTGGTCGTGCCATCAGACGGCCGCGCCAATCTCCTGGAGTCCATCCGCAATGCCGGAGGCATCGGCAAAGCCAAGTTACGCGACATTAAAGAGCGCaagatggagaagaagaaacagaaggAGCAAGAACAAG CAGTGGCAGCGGCATCAAGTGGTGGAGACTTTATGTCTGATCTCTTCAATAAACTTGCCATGCGGAGGAAAG GCATATCTGGTAAAGGCCCAGCAGGTGGGGAGTCAAGTGAAGCTCCCACTGGTACCAGCGGTGCATTTGCCAGGATGTCGGATGTCATCCCACCACTTCCTGCCCCACATATGGCAACAGACGATGATGACTGGGAAGCGTAA